In Rattus norvegicus strain BN/NHsdMcwi chromosome 1, GRCr8, whole genome shotgun sequence, a genomic segment contains:
- the Vom1r45 gene encoding vomeronasal 1 receptor 45: MDPGNFAIETFLFCQIIVGMFGNSSILFYYIILIFTEKHLPPKDLIIEHLTFANCLTIILRGFPQTMTYFGFKNFLDDMGCKLIVYISRITRGMSLYAMCLLSCFQAITISPSNSRWMKVKYRATKYIGPSCSVSWLVQLLLNIMTPLRISGPSYKKNSTYRLSYGYCSLFASGSVVTTLYIVLVCFSDVLCLGLMACSSVSMVTILYKHKRHVKHIHSAQHFLKVSPEDKATQTILILLFTFVISYSFSSIVAIIRTCLNYQVIWGVNIFTFLEIFFPGFCPFVLITNMKSTFSLILPCLGKR; this comes from the coding sequence ATGGATCCTGGAAACTTTGCAATAGAAACTTTTCTCTTCTGCCAGATTATAGTGGGAATGTTTGGCAATTCCTCCatactattttattatattattttgatatttacaGAAAAGCATTTACCGCCCAAAGACCTAATTATAGAGCACTTGACTTTTGCCAACTGCTTGACTATCATCTTAAGAGGCTTTCCACAGACAATGACATATTTTGGCTTTAAGAATTTCTTAGATGACATGGGATGTAAATTAATAGTGTATATTTCCAGAATAACAAGGGGGATGTCCCTTTATGCCATGTGCCTACTGAGTTGTTTCCAAGCAATCACAATCAGCCCCAGTAACTCCAGGTGGATGAAGGTTAAATACAGAGCCACCAAGTACATTGGCCCCTCCTGCTCAGTTAGTTGGCTTGTGCAACTGCTTCTAAACATTATGACTCCACTAAGAATATCAGGCCCCAGTTACAAAAAAAATTCAACTTACAGGTTGAGTTATGGATACTGCTCATTGTTTGCTTCTGGCAGTGTGGTAACTACACTGTATATAGTCTTAGTGTGCTTCTCTGATGTCTTGTGTCTAGGTCTCATGGCCTGCTCAAGTGTCTCCATGGTGACTATCCTCTACAAACATAAAAGACATGTCAAGCATATCCACAGTGCTCAGCACTTTCTGAAAGTTTCACCAGAAGACAAAGCCACCCAAACTATCCTCATCCTGCTGTTCACATTTGTCATCTCTTACTCATTCTCATCCATTGTGGCCATCATCAGGACCTGCTTAAACTATCAAGTGATATGGggagtaaatatatttacatttctagaAATATTCTTTCCTGGATTTTGCCCCTTTGTTCTCATCACCAATATGAAGTCTACTTTCAGTCTGATTTTACCCTGCTTGGGTAAGAGATAG